Within the Pseudonocardia alni genome, the region GAACTTGCCGACGACGCCCTGGCGACGCAGCATCTCGGTGATCGTGAGCACCACGTCGGTGGCGGTCACACCGGTCGGGATCTCGCCGGTTAGCTTGAAGCCGAGCACCTGGGGGATGAGCATCGAGACCGGCTGGCCGAGCATCGCGGCCTCGGCCTCGATGCCGCCGACGCCCCAGCCCAGCACACCCAGGCCGTTGACCATGGTGGTGTGGGAGTCGGTGCCGACCAGGGTGTCCGGGTAGGCCTGACCGTTGCGGGGCATGACCACGCGCGCCAGGTTCTCGATGTTGACCTGGTGCACGATGCCGGTGCCGGGCGGGACGACCTTGAACTCGTCGAAGGCGCCCTGGCCCCAGCGCAGGAACTGGTAGCGCTCCTTGTTGCGCCCGTACTCGAACTCGATGTTGCGCTCGAACGCGTCGGCGGTGCCGAAGAAGTCGATCATGACCGAGTGGTCGATGACCAGCTCGGCGGGCGCGAGCGGGTTGACCTTGGACGGGTCGCCGCCCATCTCGGTCACGGCCTCGCGCATGGTCGCCAGGTCGACGACGCAGGGCACGCCGGTGAAGTCCTGCATGATCACCCGGGCGGGGGTGAACTGGATCTCGGTGTCCGGGTCGGCCTGCGGGTCCCAGTTCGCCAGGGCGGTGATGTGGTCCGCCGTGACGTTCGCACCGTCCTCGGTGCGGAGCAGGTTCTCGAGCAGGACCTTCAGACTGAACGGCAGGCGCTTCGAGCCCTCCACCGCGGAGAGCCGGAAGATCTCGTAACCGGTGCCCCCGACGTCGAGTTGTCCTCGGGCGCCGAAGCTGTCGGTGCTGGCCACTTGGTGGTCCTCCCGTGGTGGTGGGCGGTCGCTATGTCCGGTGCGGTGAACGCGCCCCGCCCCGCGGGCCGGGGGTGCTCACCTGCGTCGTGCCGGAGTCTCGCGCACCGCCGTGCCGGCAGCAGCGCGGACCCTCGTACCGCAAATAGTACGCCTGTCCTATAAGCCTGGCGAGGCGGGTGTGGCCGGGGTCGCGGCGCCGTCGCGCGGGTGGCGTCCCCCGTGCGGTGGACGGGTCCGGTGTGTCGCACGGGGTTCGGGTGACACGAGTGGCACTGTTCCCAGTCGATTCCCCGTCGATCCCGCCCGCCCCATGGAAGGACCTCCCCGTGACGCGCCAGCCGTCGGCGACCCTCGTCGTGGTGGCCGTGCTCGTCGCGGTCGCGCTGGCCTCGCCCGGGATGGGCGCGGCCGCGACCGTCGTCGTGCCCGCCGCCGCGGTGCTCCCGGCCCAGCCGCCGCCCCCGCCGCCGCCGAACCCCGGCGACGACGAGCTGGAGCGCAGCCGCCAGTCGGTGCAGGACCGGGCCGCCGAGGTCGGCCGGCTCACCGCCCGCCTCGCCGAGCTCGACGCGCAGGCCGAGCAGCTGCAGATGCAGGTCGCGGGGCGCAACGAGGAGGCGCTCGCCGCCCGGGACACCGCCGACGCCGCCGGTCGTGAGGCCGAGACCGCCGCGGCCCGGGCCGCCGACGCCCGCGCCGCGACCGAGGCCGCGGGCCGCGCCGTCGACGACGCCCGGACCCGGATCGACGCCTTCGTCGGCGACGTCTACACCCACGGTCTCGACCTGGGTCCGCTCGGGCTGCTCTCGCGGGCGACCGACCCGCAGGACCTGATGGACCGGGCCCGGCTCACCGACGCGCTGAGCGAGGACCAGGCCGCGGTCCTGGAGCAGCTCCAGCAGGCCCGTATCGCCCAGGCCAACGCCGACTCCCTCGCCCGTGCGGCGCAGGAGGAGGCCGACCGGCGCCGCGCCGACGCCGAGCAGGCCTCCGCGGCGGCCGACTCCGCCGTCGACGAGGCCGTCGCGGCCGCCGACGCCCAGCAGATCCGGCTCGACGCCGTGCACACCGAACGCACCGACGTGCAGTCCCGGCTCGACGCCGCCGAGAACGCCGACGCCGGGCTGCGCGCCCAGCGTCAGCGCTACGAGGCCTGGCGGGCCGAGCAGGCCCGGCTCCAGGCCGAGGCCGACCGGCGGGCCCGGGAGGAGGCGGCGTCGCGGGTCGCGCAGGAGCCCGCGCCGTCGGACGGCCCCGCGCCGCGGCGCACCGGGTCGGCGGCGATCGAGACCGTGATCGACCGGGCGATGGCCCAGCTCGGCACCATCTACGCCTGGGGTGGCGGCAACTCGCGCGGACCGACCCGCGGGATCCGCGACGGCGGCGTCGCCGACGCCCACGGCGACTTCCGCAAGGTCGGCTTCGACTGCTCGGGGCTGATGCAGTTCGCCTTCGCCGGGGTCGGCGTCGATCTGCCCCGCTACAGCGGCAACCAGGCGAACGCCGGCCGGCTGGTGCCGATCTCGGACATGCGGCGCGGGGACATGCTGTCCTGGGCCGACGGCGGCCGCACCCACCACATCGCCATCTACCTCGGCGACGGGAAGATGCTCGAGGCCCCGTACTCGGGCGCGAGTGTGCGGGTCACCTCGGTCCGCTACGACGGCCTGAACAAGGTCACCCGGCTGCTCTGACGGCCGCGGCCTCGCCGGTCAGCTCGTCGAGCACCAGCCGCACCGCGGGCCGGGTCACCGCACCGCGGGTCACGGCCCGCACCAGGCGGGCGGCCCGCACCCCGGCGAGCGGGCGCAGTGCGAGCCGGGCGCCGTCGCGGTGGTCGGTGGAGTAGCGGGGCAGCAGCGCGACGCCGTGCCCGTGGGCGACGAGCTCCTCGGTGACCGAGAAGTCGTTGATCCGCTGCACCACCCGCGGCACGGTGCCGGTGACCAGTGCGAGCGAGTTGAGCACGTCGTCGACCGGCCACCCGACGGCGACCGAGATCCAATCGGCGTCGACGAGGTCGGACAGGTGCACCTCGGCGCGGTGGGCCAGCGGGTGGTCCGGGGGCAGGGCGACGTCGAGGGGCTCGCGCAGGAGCGGGTGCACGGTGAGCCGGCCCGTGCGCAGCGGGTCGAGCCGTTCGTCGTGGTGGGTGACGACGACGTCGGCGGCGGCCGCGGCGGCCGGTACGTCCTCCGGGCGCAGGTCGAGGTCACGGCAGGACAGCGCCAGCCCGGGGTGGGCCGACGCCCGGCGCAGCAGCCCGGGCAGCAGCAGCCGGGCCGCCGACGGGAAGAACACCACCCGGACCGTGCCCAGCGGCTGCTCGCGCAGGCCCGCGGTGGTCTCCTCCAGCCGGCCCAGCGCGTCGAGCACCTCCTGCGCCCCGTCGACGACGGCCCGCCCGGCCGCGGTGAGCCGCAGCCCGCGCCCGTCCGGTGCGGTCAGCTCCAGGCCCGCCTCCCGGGACAGTGCCTTGAGCTGCTGGGACACCGCGGACGGGGTGAAGTTGAGCGCCGCGGCGACGGCGGTGACCGAGCCGCGGTCGGCGAGCTCGCGCAGGATCCGGAGCCGCCGCACGTCCATGCAGAAAAGCTACAACATCGTTTCAGTTGTTGTCGCTGGTCTGCACGGTCTGGGGACGGCAGCGTGGACGCCGTGACCGTTCGTGACCGCCTGCTCGCCGTCGTCGTCGCCGTGTTGTGGGGCGCCAACTTCATCGCCATCCACGTCGGGCTCGAGCACTTCCAGCCGCTGTTCCTGGCCGGGCTGCGGATGCTCGTGCTGGCGGTCCCGACGGTGCTCCTCGTGCCGCGGCCGCGGGTTCCGCTGCGCTGGCTCGTCGGCTACGGGCTCGGGTTCGGCACGGTGCAGTTCCTCTTCCTGTTCCTGGGGATGTACGCCGGGATGCCGACCGGGCTCGCGTCCCTGGTCCTGCAGGCGTCGGGACCGTTCACGCTCGTGCTGGGTGCGCTGCTGCTGCGCGAGAGGGTGACGCCGCGGCAGTGGGCCGGGATCGGCGTCGCCGTGCTCGGGCTGGGGTGCATCGCCCTCGCCCGAGCCCAGTCCGCGGCGCTGCTGCCGGTCGTGCTGACCCTGCTCGGCGCGCTCGGCTGGGCGGCCGGGAACCTGTGCAGCCGGCTGGCCCAGCGCGACGGCGAGGCGGTCGACCCGCTGCACCTGACGCTGTGGATGACCGTCGTGCCGCCGGTGCCGATGCTGGCCGCCTCGGCCGTGGTGGAGGGTCCGGGCACCTGGGGCGACGTCGTCGCGATGGTGACCCCCGACGGCGTCGCCGGGCTGGTCGCGCTCGTGTACCTGTCGCTGGTGGCGACCGTGCTCGCCGCCGGGATCTGGACCGGGCTGATGCGCCGCTACCCGGCGGGGCTCGTCGCGCCGCACTCGCTGCTCGTCCCGGTGGTCGGGATGAGCCTGGCGATGGTGCTCCTGGGGGAGCGGCCGTCGGTGACCGAGCTGGTCGCCGGGGCGGTGGTCGTCGGCGGAGTGCTGGTGGCCTCCGCGCCGGCCCGGCGTCGGGTACCGGTGGCGGCATGAGGCTGCGCTGCACCACGCTCGTGGTCGACGACCACGACGCCGCGCTCACCTTCCTCGTCGACGTGCCCGGCTTCGATCAGGTCGATGACTCGCCCGCGACGACCTCGGCGACCGGGGCGGCGAAGCGCCGGGTCGTGCGTCGTCGTGGTGCGTCCGCCCGGCGCCGACACCGGCCTGCTCCTGACCCGCACCGACGGCGACCGGCAGCGGGCCGTCGTCGGTGACCAGTTCGCCGGGCGGGTGGGGCACTTCCTGGAGGTCGACGACGCCGCCGCGGAGTACGAGCGGCTCGTGGCGCTCGGGGTGGAGTTCGAGGGACCGCCGCGGGTGGAGACCTACGGCACGGTCGCGGTGTTCCGCGACGTCGCCGGGAACCGGTGGGACCTGCTCTCCGGGCCGTGGGTCAGGCCCGCCGGCGCCGTCGGCGGTTGCGGCGACGGCGGCTCGGGACGAGGAACGCCGCCGCGGTCCCGACCAGGACGACGACCCCGAGCGCGACGAGGGCGGTCACGAACGCGCCCGCCGACACCGTGGTCGCCGGGGGCTCGGGCGGTACCGCGGGCGCGGCCGCGACCTCGCGGGTGGCGGTGCACAAGGTGTCCTCGTGCGGGCCCGCAGGGTTCAGCGGATGGAACTCGTAGCGGGTCCCGGTGGCGTACGACCGGTCGACCGAGGTCGCGGTGTTCGGCCGTGGGTTCGGGGAGCCGGCGACCTGGACGTCGCGGCCGTCGTCGGTGCGGACCTGCGCGACGCGGCCGTCGGCGGAGGTCGAGGCGACGGTGCCGGTGAACGCGTGGGCGGAGCGGAGGGGGTCGGGGACGCACGAGGTCCGGGTGGACGGGATCGTGGTCCCGATCGCCGCGCTTGTCCCGCTCGCCGCGCTCGTCGGGGCGAGGAGCGCCAGGACGGCGAGCAGCGGGACGGCGAGAGGGGGCACGGGGTCATCCTCGCGCGTGCGAGGGTCGCGCGCCTCCGCCGTCCAGCCGAGTGGTGAGGTGCGGAATGCCGGGACGTCGTTCTCGGAGCGCAGCTGGAGTCGTGGTGGGGCGGCCTGGGCTGTCGAGGTACGACCGCGGTGCTCCGGCGAGTGCGTCGGCCATGGGCTCGGGCAGCGGCCGCGGGGCGTGACGCCCAGGCATGATGGGGCGTGACGCCCGGGCATGATGAGGCCGGGGAGGCTGCGTCGCGAGCTGGTGCGCGGGCAGTGCCGGGACGCGGTCGGTGAAGCGGCCACGCGCGCGGCGCGACCGACGTCGCATCGTCGCTGCTCTCGACCGACGGAGCGTCGACGCACCTCCCTGTACTGCGCGGCAGCGCACCCCACCGCGCCGCGCTCCACCGCGCCGCACTCACCGCGCGGCATCGTGTCGGCGGACGAGCGTTCGCGCGTCGGAGACGCGTTCAGCGGGATCCACGGCGACGGTGGGGTGTTCCTGTTCGCAGACGGGCAGGAGCGCGGCGGGACCTCCGGTCCCTACGGCGGCGGTCTCTCTCGCGGCGCCGGTCGTCGTGTGCCGCGCTCCTCCGGTACACGGTGATCGTCCGCCGGTGGGATGCGGCGGACGGCCGGAGGCGAGCGCCGAATGACCTCGGAACGTCCAGCTCAGAGCAGTATAATCGAACATGTGATCGATACTTCGGATGTGTTGGGCCATGCCGACCCGGGTGACGACCCGGCCTGGCTCGAACACCGGCGCCGCCGCGAGGCGGTGGAGGAGGCGACCCGGTGCCCGCACGGCCTCGCGATCGACCTGTGCGGCGAGATGTGCGGTCCCGAGCCCCCGCCCGACCAGTCCGCCGGGATCGACGACGTCGCCTGGGAGGCGCTGCGGTACCTGGTCGCCGGAGCCCCGACCGACCGGCTCACCGACCTGCAGGTGCTCGACGTCCTCGAGGGCGCCGAGCACTGGGTGCGCCGTGCGAGCGCCCTGCGGATGCGGTCGGTCGCGCTGATCGCGGAGCGCCGCCCGGCGGGGAGCGGCGCCGCACCGCCGGGCGCGGACCCGCGTGCGGTGCAGCCCGTCTCCCGGTGGTTGCCGGACCAGGTGGCGATCGTGCTGCGGGTCCCGCGCGATCACGCCCGGTCGCTGATCGGGCAGGCGCAGCGATTCGTCCAGGTTTTGCCGGAGACCCTGGCCGCGTGGGAGTCGGGCCAGATCGACCAGGGAGCAGCCGAGGCGATCTCGTCCGCGACCCTCGTGCTGGACGACGAGCGCGCCCGCCGGGTGCAGGCCGCGGTCCTCCCGGGCGCCCCGGAAGCACACCGCCGGCTGCTGCGCGACCGGCTGCGCCGCCACGTCGCCCACGTCGCCCGCGTCGACCCCGACGGCGCCCGCGAGCGCCACGAACGGGCCCGGTCGGAGCGACGGATGTCGATCTCCCCGGGGGACGACGGCATGGGCTCGCTCTGGCTCTGCGGCACGGCCGCGCAGGTGGGGGCGTCGTGGCAGTGCGTCGACCGGCTCGCGCGCTCCCTGGACGACCCGTGCGACGACCGCACCCTGGACCAGAAGCGTGTCGACCTCGCCCACCAGCTGCAGCAGGGCACGCTGACGCTCACCGACGTCGGCACGGTCCGGGACGCGCTCGGCGCGGACGGGGCGGGGACCGACGAGGACGGCCTGCTCGCCGCGGTCGCGCGGGTGCTCGCCGCGAAGCCGGACCCGGAGGAGGCCGTGGGCCGACGCCCGCTGATCCAGGTCGTCGTCCCGCTCAGCACGCTGATGGGCGGCGCGGCACCGGGCGAGCTGGTCGGGCACGGCCCGATCCCCGCCGACCTCGCCCGGGCCCTCGCCGCCGGCGGGGTGTGGCAGCGGCTGGTGGCCGATCCGCTGTCGGGCACGCTGCTCGACGTGGGGCGGACCCGCTACCGCCCGCCGGTCGCGATGGCCGACCACGTCCGGGCGCGGGACTGCACCTGTCGCGGCCCGGCGTGCAGCCGACGGGTCCGCGACCTCGACCACCACGTGCCGTGGGCGGCCGGGGACGGGTCGACCAGCGCCGAGAACCTGTTCGGGCTGTGCCGGGCCGACCACGTGTTGAAGGACGCACCGGGCTGGCAGGTGCTCGCCGGGACCGACGGCAGTCTGACCTGGGTGGCACCGTGCGACCGCCGGGCGACGACGCGGCCGTTCGACCACCGGGTCTTCACCGATCCGCTGCCGGACGCGGCCGACCACGACACCACCGTCGTCGCGCCCTTCTGATCACCGTGCCGAACGGGCAGGGTGGCCTGGCGGAGCCTCGCTCGGGGCCGTGTCCGCTGCTCAGGCGGCCGGGGCGGCGAGCTGCCAGGAGACGCCGAAGCGGTCCTCGACCCAGGCGAAGGGGCCGAAGCCGTAGTCGTCGAGCGGCATGAACTCCCGTCCACCGGTCGCGAGGGCCGCCAGCAGCCGCTCCTGCTCGTCGCCGGACTCGCAGTCCACCCACAGCGAGACGGCGGGGGAGAAGTCCCACTGGTGCACCGGCGGGCTGTCGCTGCACCGCAGGCGCTGCCCGGCGACGACGAACTCGGCGAGGACCACCGCGTTCGGATCGTCGGGGCGGTGGGTGACCGAGACGATCTCGCCGTCGTCGAACAGGGATGTCCAGAACTCCATCGCCTCGCTCGCGCTCGGGCCACGCGGCGGCTGGAAGGTCAGGAACGGCACGGCTCGGGCGGTCATCGGGTCCTCCTGCGCGGGGCGGGGCGGGGCCGACGGTGCACGTAAACCGGACGACACGGCCGTGCGCCGATGGCTAGGGTCGACACCATGGCACGAGGCATCTGGTCGCAGAAGGTCCGCACCGCCCGCTGACGGCGGCGCCCTTCACCCCTTCCGAATCGCGTCCGCCGTCCCGGTCCCCGCCGGGCGGCGCAGTCCGTGCTGCCCGGCTCCGATCCCGGATGCCGCGGAGCCCTCGTGCACACCACACCCGAACAACCGTCCCTGTCACCCGCCCTCGACGCCGGCGCGGCCGCCCACGTGCGTGTCGAGGACGTCGTCGTCACCCGCGGGTCGCACCGCGTCCTCACCGGCGTGACGCTGACCGTCTCCGCCCGCTCGCGGCTCGCCGTCGTCGGGGAGAACGGGCGCGGCAAGTCCACGCTCCTGCACGTCCTCGCGGGCCTGCTCGCACCGGACGCCGGGGTCGTGCACCGCGCCGGCACCGTCGCCCTGGCCCGCCAGGAGGTGCCCGCCCGCGACGGCGAGACCGTCGGCACCCTGACCGCGGAGGCGCTCGCCGCCCCGCGGACGGCGCTGCGCGAGCTCGACGCGGCGACCGCGGCGCTCACCGACGGCGCGCCCGGCGCCGACGACCGGTTCGCCACCGCCCTGGACGCCGCGACCCGGCTCGACGCCTGGGACGCCGAACGCCGCGTCGACGTCGCCCTCGGTGCGATCGGCGCCTGCACCGACCGCACCCGGCCGCTGGAGACGCTGTCGGTGGGACAGCGCCACCGCGTGCGGCTGGCGTGCCTGCTCGGTGCCCGCCACGACGTCCTGCTCCTCGACGAGCCCACCAACCACCTCGACGCCGCCGGGCTCGACTTCCTGACCCGCACCCTGCGCGCGCACCCGGGCGGGCTCGCCGTGGTCAGTCACGACCGGGCCCTGCTGCGTGACGTCGCCGACGAGTTCTGCGACCTCGACCCGACGCGCGACGGCACGCCCCGGCTCACCGCGGGCGGCTACGACGCCTGGAGGACCGCGCGGGACCGGGCCCGCGCCGCGTGGGAGGCCGAGCACGCCGAACAGCAGGCCGAGCACCGCCGCCTCGCCGACGCCGTCGCCACCGCGCGGGACCGGCTCTCGACCGGCTGGCGTCCGGACAAGGGGACCGGCAAGCACGCCCGCCAGTCCCGGGCCCCGGGGGTGGTGCAGGCGCTGCACCGGCGTCGGGCCGAGCTCGACGCGCACCGGATCGACGTGCCGGTACCGCCGTCGTCGTTGCGCCGGCCCGACCTCGACGTGCGTCCTGGCGCGCCCCAGCTGCGCGCGCACGGAGTCGGCGTGCGGGGGCGGCTCGCCGGTCCGGTCGACCTGGTCCTCGACGCGGGCGACCGGCTGCTCGTGACCGGGCCGAACGGGGCCGGGAAGTCGACGCTGCTCGCCGTGCTGGCCGGGTCGCTCGCTCCGGACGCCGGGTCGGTGCGCACCGCGAGCGGCGCCCGGGTCGTCCGGCTGGGGCAGGAGACCGCGGTGCTCGACCCGCGGCGGCCCGCGCGTGCCGTGCTGGAGCACGTCGGTGGTGGCGCCCACGGCCTGCTCGACGCGGCGGCGCTGCGGACCCCGGTGGGTCGGCTGTCGGAGGGCCGGCGGCGCCGGCTCGACCTGGCCCGCGCCCTGGCGGAGCGCCCGACGACGCTGCTGCTCGACGAGCCGACCAACCATTTGTCCGCGCGGCTCGTGGACGAGCTCACCGCGATGGTCCGGGACACCTCGGCGGCCGTCGTCGTCGCCACCCACGACCGGCAGCTGCTGCGCGACCTGGCCGACTGGCCGCGGCTGGAGCTCGACCCGGCCGGGTGATCACGGCCGGAGCCCGGCCTCGACGGCGTCGAGGGTGCGGCGCAGCCCGGAGTCGAACAGCGGCTCACCGCCGCCGGGCCCGCGCACGACGGCGCCGCCGAGGAGCCGGGACAGCACCGGCAGGCGCTCCGCCCGGCCGGAGCGGCGGACGTCGTCGAGGGTGGGGAGGCGGTCCCCGGCCAGGGCCGCAGCGCCCCGGACGTAGCCGTGCAGCAGGTGCAGCACCTCGACGGCCGCGTGCAGCGGGTGCCCCGCCCCGACGACGTGCGCCAGCAGCGCCTCCGACCACGCGCACTCGGCGGGGCCGGTGGCGCGGGGGCCGGCGAGCAGCCCGACGGTCCACGGGTGCTCGTCGAGCACGTCGCGCAGGGCGGCCGCCCAGATCTCGCAGCCCAGCCGCAGCCCGCAGCCCGACAGGTCCGGCGGCTCGCCCAGTGCGACGTCCAGGACGAGGTCGACCAGCGCGTCCTTGCCGGGCACGTGCCGGTACAGCGACATCGGCGCGGACCCCAGCTCGCGGGCCAGCCGCGGCATCGACACCGCGGCCAGCCCGTCGGCGTCGGCGAGGCGCAGCGCCGTGGCGACGATCGAGCCGCGGTCCAACGTCCGGCGCGCCGGGGCCGGGGGAGCGGCCCAGCGGGGGTCGTCGGCGGCGGTCACGCGTCGATCATGTCACGCATTTCGTAGGGAGCCCTACGCGCATGGCGTAACCCCTACGCGCCCTGCGCCCGGCGGAGTGCCGGTGCGCGGTTCGTAGGGTGTCCCGATGGAGTTGTGGGAGGTCGGGGTCATCGCGCTGGCCGGGCTCTGGGCGGGGTTGATCAACACCGTCGTCGGGTCGGGGACGCTGGTGACCTTCCCGGTGCTCGTGGCGCTGGGCTTCCCCCCGGTGACGGCGACGACGTCGAACGCCATCGGGCTGATCACCGGCTCGGTCACCGGCGCCGTCGGGTACCGCAAGGAGTGGGCCGGGCACGGCCGCCGCCTCGCGAAGTACGGTGTCGCGTCGTTCCTGGGGGCCGTGGTCGGTGCGGCGCTGCTGTTGTCGCTGCCGCCGGACGCGTTCGAGACGATCGTGCCGGTCCTGGTCGGTACCTCGGTGCTGCTGGTCGCTGTGCAGCCCCTGCTGGCCCGCCTGCTGCGCGACCGCCCGCGTCCGGACCGGTCCGGCTCGCCGGTGCTCTACGTGCTGGTGTTCCTGGTGGGCGTCTACGGCGGCTACTTCACCGCCGCCCAGGGGATCATGCTGGTCGGGGTGATGGGGTTGCTCGTCGCGGACCCGCTCCAGCGGCTCAACGCCTTCAAGAACACCCTCGCCTCGGTCGTGAACATCGTCGCCGGGGCGATCTACGCCGTCGTCGCGCCGGTCGACTGGACGGTCGTCGGGATCATCGCGGTCAGCTCGATCGTCGGCGGGCTGCTCGGTGCGAAGGTCGGCCGCAGGCTGCCGCCCGCGGTGCTGCGGACCGTGATCGTCGTGATCGGGGTCGCGGCGATCGTGTTCCTGCTGGTGGAGTGAGCGCCCCGAACTGTCGGGGGTGTCTGCTCTCCTGAGGGCGTGGACGACGACCGCGCTACCGAGCTGGCCGTGGCCCTCGCCTCGCTGGCCGGGCGCGAGATCGGCCCGGACGAGGCGCGTGCCGTCGTCGCGCACGCCCACACCCTGAGTCCGGGCCGCGCCAACGTCATCTGGTCCCGGCACCGGCGCGCGCCGCGCACCGTGTCGCTGCGCGACTACCTGGCGATGACCCTGCGCTTCGTCGACGGGGGCCCGCCGTGAGCTCACACACCGACGGCCGCGAGCGCCGCGTCGAGGGCGTCGTCGTCGCCGACGTTGCCCGGCACCACCACCTGCACGACCGCGCGCCCGCCCGGCGTCATCAGGTCCCACACCGACACCCCGGGCAGCACCTGCCCGCGGACCCGCGCCGAGACCGCGCCGAGGCCGTCGCGGGCGACCTGGGCCCCGGTGATCCCGCCCTTGGTCACCACGACGTCGACCTGCTCGCGCAGGGCCGCGACCGCTCCGACCACCGCCCGCATCACCGACTCCCCGTGGGCCAGGGTGTCGTGCTCGGCGCGGCGCTCCCGCTCGCTGGCCAGGGCCGCCCAGCCGCCGGCGGACAGGTCACCGGCCAGGTCACGGACCAGCCGGGCCGCGGTCGCGTCCGGGTCGGCGAGTGCGTCGTCGGTGCCGACCACCACGGGCGCACCGCGCCCGGCGCAGGCGTACGTCAGCTGCCGGCCCGCGGCGGCGGTGTGCGAGCCGCACACCAGCAGCGTGCGGCCCGGGCCCGCGACGGGGGCGTCGAGCAGGCCGTCGCTGCTCACCCGGCAGACCGCGGCCGCCAGCGGCGCCCCGCCGCGCGCGACGATCTCGCGGGTCGCCCACGCCGCGCGCAGGGCGTCGGCGACACGGGCGACGTCGGTGTCGTCGTGCACGTCGGGCAGCACCACGTCGATGTCCCCGGCGCCGGTCAGCACCCCGGTGAGCGCGCCGGAGCGCACGTCGTCGATGCCGACCGTGACCGGTGTGCGCACGGACTTCTCCCGGACGTAGCCGGGCAGATGGCCGTCGCGGTAGCCGAACACCGGGTCGCGGGCGAACTCCGTCTCGTGCGCCGGGAGGATCTCGCCGCCGACGCGTACCCGGTGCGTGCCGTCGACGGTCGTGCGTCCGCCGCCGGGGAAGGCGGGGACGAACAGCACCGGCGCGGCCGGGTCGACGGCATCGCACTCGGCGAACACGTGCCCGCGCAGCGTCGAGTCGCCCCGCAGCACCAGCCGGACCCGCTCGCCGAGCCGCCCGCCCGCGACGTCGGCGTCGGCTCGGATGCCCGACACCAGTGCGACGGCGGCCTGTTCGTCGAGCGCGCGGGTGTTGGTCAGCAGGTACACCGCGTCGGCCCGGCGCAGGGCGTTGGTGAGCACGTCGGCGTCCCACCGGAGCAGGACCTCGACCCCGGTCGCGGACTGCGTCCCGGTCGGGTCGTCGTCGCAGACGAGGATCTTCACCGCTCCCGCCCCGGGGTGTCGAGCAGCGCGTCGGCGCGGGTGCGGAACAGCGCCGTGCCCCACATCATCGCCGCGGCGAGGAAGGCGAGGACCCCCAGCGAGACGACGCCCCACGTCCCGGCCTCGGTCGGGACGGCCTCGTTGATCGCGGTCCGCATGATCGGCGCGACGAAGCCGCCGAGGTTGCCGATCGAGTTGATCA harbors:
- a CDS encoding four-carbon acid sugar kinase family protein, which codes for MKILVCDDDPTGTQSATGVEVLLRWDADVLTNALRRADAVYLLTNTRALDEQAAVALVSGIRADADVAGGRLGERVRLVLRGDSTLRGHVFAECDAVDPAAPVLFVPAFPGGGRTTVDGTHRVRVGGEILPAHETEFARDPVFGYRDGHLPGYVREKSVRTPVTVGIDDVRSGALTGVLTGAGDIDVVLPDVHDDTDVARVADALRAAWATREIVARGGAPLAAAVCRVSSDGLLDAPVAGPGRTLLVCGSHTAAAGRQLTYACAGRGAPVVVGTDDALADPDATAARLVRDLAGDLSAGGWAALASERERRAEHDTLAHGESVMRAVVGAVAALREQVDVVVTKGGITGAQVARDGLGAVSARVRGQVLPGVSVWDLMTPGGRAVVQVVVPGNVGDDDALDAALAAVGV
- a CDS encoding sulfite exporter TauE/SafE family protein; the protein is MELWEVGVIALAGLWAGLINTVVGSGTLVTFPVLVALGFPPVTATTSNAIGLITGSVTGAVGYRKEWAGHGRRLAKYGVASFLGAVVGAALLLSLPPDAFETIVPVLVGTSVLLVAVQPLLARLLRDRPRPDRSGSPVLYVLVFLVGVYGGYFTAAQGIMLVGVMGLLVADPLQRLNAFKNTLASVVNIVAGAIYAVVAPVDWTVVGIIAVSSIVGGLLGAKVGRRLPPAVLRTVIVVIGVAAIVFLLVE